The following are from one region of the Aspergillus chevalieri M1 DNA, chromosome 1, nearly complete sequence genome:
- a CDS encoding RTC4 family protein (COG:S;~EggNog:ENOG410PQHZ;~InterPro:IPR028094,IPR039024;~PFAM:PF14474), giving the protein MGTRTRPDSSFSRNYLTARNFTGKHLLSTFNNETNKLPKPERPEPGIDDAPISSSDDEVEAGDQDNVNISDLEEDRELNTPVKQSLEDKLAESSAPRRSGRASVSKQDGGDKPEVSSSQEKSRARTSSAIEDPETYYLELWGSSQNGKRRKNAQFSSQSRFSSGPSSQDNKSASKPQKDKKGYVKKSPQEKNKKKEESSFQMPREIDMSSPPPSKTRANGKTPEFKNPPALPNGISSDNEPQFADVLDSLSQDDASPLSSPISTPSPPSSAFNFEFSQADEEIMQPKKALCPMCKEEVDPEALMRFETQPKQRFRDQMGFCESHQTSTAEKEWKSKGYPNIDWDAFDERIRGHYDDLAKLLVPECSSYYRNLLNSAMKSGKAKNFRLTLSGGGLEDISCGYYGTRGSGKMLQAVTTHFAPQLRRLAAADHIVKTAGVAGYAQAVLVPELAVRLVKENMKIDDDQSARQILRDSIGIGEKLNAQLNDVIPVPELDEDKENVAA; this is encoded by the exons ATGGGGACCCGAACGAGACCAGACTCGAGCTTCTCAAGAAACTACCTTACGGCGAGGAACTTCACAGGCAAACATCTGTTGTCGACGTTCAATAACGAAACAAATAAGCTGCCCAAACCAGAGAGACCTGAACCCGGCATCGACGATGCACCGATTAGTTCCAGCGACGACGAAGTGGAAGCAGGAGATCAGGATAACGTCAATATATCAGACCTTGAGGAAGATAGGGAACTGAATACTCCAGTGAAACAGAGTCTGGAGGATAAACTCGCGGAGAGTAGTGCGCCGCGACGGAGTGGAAGGGCGTCGGTATCAAAGCAGGACGGAGGGGATAAACCGGAGGTATCGAGCTCTCAAGAAAAGAGCCGGGCGCGGACTTCGAGTGCTATAGAAGACCCTGAGACTTATTATCTTGAACTATGGGGCTCGTCACAGAACGGCAAGAGGCGGAAAAATGCCCAATTTTCGAGCCAGAGCAGATTTTCCAGTGGACCTTCATCTCAGGACAACAAGTCAGCATCGAAGCCCCAGAAGGACAAGAAAGGATACGTGAAGAAGTCTCCACAAgagaagaacaaaaagaaagaagaaagcagcTTCCAGATGCCGAGGGAAATCGACATGTCTAGCCCGCCTCCGTCTAAGACTCGTGCGAATGGAAAGACCCCCGAGTTCAAGAATCCGCCCGCTCTTCCGAACGGCATCTCTTCGGATAATGAGCCTCAGTTTGCAGACGTTTTGGATTCATTGTCACAGGACGATGCATCACCGCTTAGCTCCCCGATCAGCACCCCGTCACCTCCATCATCAGCATTTAACTTCGAATTTTCGCAGGCAGATGAGGAGATCATGCAACCCAAAAAGGCTTTATGCCCTATGTGCAAGGAAGAAGTCGACCCCGAGGCTCTTATGAGATTCGAAACACAGCCAAAGCAACGATTCCGCGATCAAATGGGATTCTGTGAATCACACCAGACCTCTACAGCCGAGAAGGAATGGAAGAGCAAGGGGTACCCGAATATTGACTGGGATGCTTTTGATGAACGGATCCGTGGTCATTATGATGATCTGGCAAAACTCTTGGTTCCTGAGTGTTCGTCGTATTACAGGAACCTTCTTAACAGTGCTATGAAATCAGGGAAAGCGAAGAATTTCCGGCTTACTTTGTCCGGTGGTGGATTGGAGGATATTTCATGCGGCTACTATGGGACACGAGGATCTGGTAAAAT GTTGCAAGCTGTGACTACACATTTTGCTCCTCAGCTACGTCGTCTCGCAGCCGCCGATCACATTGTCAAGACGGCTGGTGTTGCTGGCTACGCACAAGCTGTCCTTGTCCCAGAATTGGCAGTTCGACTCGTCAAGGAAAACATGAAAATCGACGACGACCAATCCGCTCGACAGATCCTACGTGACAGCATCGGTATTGGTGAGAAGTTGAACGCCCAATTGAACGACGTCATCCCAGTTCCCGAACTGGATGAGGATAAGGAGAACGTAGCCGCGTGA
- a CDS encoding uncharacterized protein (BUSCO:EOG0926146A;~COG:S;~EggNog:ENOG410PH0F;~InterPro:IPR007941,IPR029058;~PFAM:PF05277;~TransMembrane:4 (o513-531i594-625o637-661i748-767o)) — MTSTSNAATDRTVDLTAQSGDPPGDDAQLPGNNVDNEKENVNPRDWIPGYKPVAEQDGRDTTQQDEVDDFGLPIRARPRPPPQPASEASDDNETFHDVENSSLEKDGNAQLERQGGPKAAENSEQPNEPEKECEATAHKPGASGDLTQGSQESQAAQLPAQAPVSDKNESSEKDPIVSPQNETPATPSAPTQGVQDANATPNAESTIAPKPGSQREKRPNLKASEWSHQRLTAAGQDSDDDESEEEDEGEWKEMPALGEFDEYDDFGRLLARGAKRQEEEEYAQKGYSGAGKGYTRVQLDEDAQSATSLDEDTSYLFREAAGNSAGVEGEELRDPDSQLQATKDILTEGQRIAYVGVTRLSIHEMSLDLENIPTTKGAKKALQKGRDATKMWGQAMMARLYAHMEIDAAEQIMIEQLAQHGVRPLDLVPPLMQNARVKNPIAEEDDPSRQSTSSVTSPGAKDSEKGSISTEVNRDSASTSPPPPYEATSGGDDFPEVQSPSDMPTSAKIDIDLRWTVLCDLFLVLIADSAYDSRSRSLLERVGRAMEVPWLQITKFEKRVMDALEMQEAENNQEQWDESDHMEKRRKSALKRRYMVMGLATVGGGLVIGLSAGLLAPVIGAGLAAGFTTVGITGTSAFLGGAGGTALIASGATLTGGTIGLRASHRRTGAVRTFEYRPLHNNKRVNLIITVSGWMTGKVDDIRLPYSTVDPIMGDIYSVLWEPEMLQSMGQTINILATEALTQGLQHVLGSTVLVALMASLQLPLVLTKLSYLIDNPWNVSLARANAAGLIMADSLMDRNLGKRPVTLLGYSLGARVIFSCLKELADKGAQGLVENVYMFGSPNVANKDEYIKARSVVSGRFVNGYASNDWILGYLFRATSGGIMRVAGLAPVEGIPGLENFDVTKLVNGHMDYRAAMPRLLKEVGWEVLSEEFAEIEDPDPESHGERQRELIREIDEARKEAEMKPEKKRFGLFKRGKLAQKKGWETYDVERNKSISRSSTDSSGTGSVLFDIDAIKAELASEAIEVKQLESTLPPMKLDLNSPTGSPTTPSSSDVKAKEKETPSAGPTQSTPEPASNHKSPLPDLLSNPHEEEGIEMTFDTSYDEDTLQRSHSAFEPTHGSNHDPYPTRPELRSSATMPVGAGAGVGAGVGASALGALALEPNAWAEHDFEGGEEGEMELSFE, encoded by the exons ATGACCTCTACCTCAAACGCCGCAACTGATCGGACCGTCGATTTGACTGCTCAGTCTGGGGATCCGCCGGGAGACGATGCGCAATTGCCAGGGAATAATGTCGATAATGAAAAGGAGAATGTGAATCCGCGCGATTGGATACCGGGATATAAGCCGGTTGCAGAGCAGGATGGACGGGACACGACACAGCAGGACGAGGTAGATGACTTTGGGCTTCCGATTCGAGCGCGCCCTCGGCCACCACCGCAGCCCGCAAGTGAAGCCTCGGATGATAATGAGACATTTCATGATGTGGAGAATAGCTCACTGGAAAAAGACGGCAACGCTCAGCTGGAACGTCAAGGGGGCCCAAAAGCTGCGGAGAACTCAGAACAACCAAACGAGCCAGAGAAAGAGTGTGAAGCTACTGCGCATAAGCCTGGGGCCTCTGGCGACTTAACACAAGGTAGTCAAGAGAGCCAAGCAGCACAATTGCCCGCTCAAGCGCCAGTATCGGACAAGAACGAATCTTCAGAGAAAGACCCCATCGTTTCACCACAAAATGAGACACCAGCCACCCCTAGCGCACCTACACAAGGTGTCCAAGACGCGAATGCCACGCCAAACGCAGAAAGCACCATTGCCCCCAAACCCGGAAGCCAACGTGAAAAACGCCCAAATCTCAAAGCTTCGGAATGGTCACATCAGCGACTTACCGCAGCGGGCCAAGACTCGGACGACGATGAgagcgaggaggaagatgagggtGAGTGGAAGGAAATGCCTGCCCTTGGGGAGTTCGACGAGTACGACGATTTTGGTCGGTTGCTTGCTCGAGGAGCCAAGagacaggaagaagaagaatatgcACAAAAGGGTTATAGTGGCGCTGGCAAGGGCTACACTCGTGTCCAGCTCGACGAGGATGCCCAATCAGCGACAAGCTTGGACGAGGACACGAGCTACCTATTCAGAGAAGCAGCAGGCAACTCAGCCGGCGTAGAAGGAGAAGAGCTGCGCGATCCCGACAGTCAACTTCAGGCTACGAAAGACATCCTGACCGAAGGCCAAAGGATAGCATATGTCGGAGTAACAAGGCTGTCTATACACGAAATGTCATTAGATTTGGAGAATATACCCACGACTAAAGGCGCGAAAAAGGCATTGCAGAAGGGCAGAGACGCCACGAAGATGTGGGGACAAGCGATGATGGCACGGCTTTATGCGCACATGGAAATCGATGCAGCAGAGCAGATCATGATTGAGCAGTTGGCCCAACATGGCGTGCGGCCATTGGATCTTGTACCGCCGTTAATGCAAAATGCGCGAGTCAAGAACCCCATTGCAGAGGAAGACGATCCCTCACGCCAGTCTACATCCTCCGTTACCTCTCCCGGCGCTAAGGACAGTGAAAAAGGCAGTATCTCTACTGAAGTAAATCGAGATTCAGCGTCGACgtcccctcctccaccgtATGAGGCGACCAGCGGCGGAGATGACTTTCCAGAGGTTCAGTCCCCATCCGATATGCCAACATCGGCAAAGATCGATATCGACCTCCGATGGACAGTCCTTTGCGATCTCTTCTTGGTTTTGATTGCAGACTCAGCCTATGATTCTAGATCCCGGAGCTTGCTCGAGAGGGTTGGTCGAGCTATGGAAGTACCATGGCTTCAAATTACTAAGTTCGAGAAACGAGTGATGGATGCCCTTGAGATGCAGGAAGCAGAGAATAACCAGGAGCAATGGGACGAATCAGACCATATGGAGAAGCGTCGGAAGTCGGCCTTGAAGCGCAGATATATGGTCATGGGTCTGGCTACTGTAGGAGGTGGACTAGTCATTGGTCTCTCAGCTGGGTTGCTGGCGCCAGTCATCGGTGCCGGTCTTGCTGCTGGCTTTACTACAGTCGGGATCACAGGCACCAGTGCTTTCCTGGGAGGAGCAGGTGGTACGGCTTTGATCGCGTCCGGTGCTACATTGACTGGAGGCACAATCGGGCTGAGAGCTTCGCATCGCCGAACTGGCGCTGTCCGAACATTTGAATATCGGCCGCTCCACAATAACAAACGAGTCAATCTCATTATTACGGTGTCTGGTTGGATGACTGGCAAGGTTGATGATATACGGTTGCCCTACAGTACCGTCGACCCTATCATGGGTGATATATATTCCGTTTTATGGGAACCTGAAATGTTGCAAAGTATGGGTCAAACCATCAACATTCTGGCTACAGAG GCGTTGACCCAAGGTCTTCAACATGTTCTCGGAAGCACCGTTTTGGTAGCTCTTATGGCATCGCTACAACTGCCCCTTGTCCTTACAAAATTATCTTACCTGATCGATAACCCATGGAACGTCTCCTTGGCTCGTGCGAACGCAGCCGGGCTTATCATGGCCGATTCCCTAATGGACCGCAACCTGGGTAAAAGACCTGTAACCTTGCTCGGCTATTCACTTGGGGCGAGGGTCATCTTCTCATGCTTGAAGGAACTCGCAGATAAGGGAGCCCAAGGACTTGTCGAGAACGTCTACATGTTCGGATCACCAAACGTGGCAAACAAGGATGAGTACATCAAAGCTCGCAGCGTGGTCTCTGGGCGCTTCGTCAACGGCTACGCTTCCAACGACTGGATCTTGGGATATCTCTTCCGTGCGACAAGTGGTGGAATTATGCGTGTGGCCGGCCTTGCGCCAGTGGAAGGAATCCCTGGATTAGAGAATTTCGATGTGACCAAGTTGGTCAATGGACATATGGATTATCGCGCAGCAATGCCTCGGTTATTGAAAGAGGTTGGATGGGAAGTGCTCAGCGAGGAATTCGCCGAAATCGAAGACCCTGATCCGGAAAGCCATGGCGAGCGGCAGCGGGAGTTGATCCGGGAGATTGACGAAGCCCGCAAAGAAGCGGAGATGAAACCAGAGAAGAAGCGATTTGGACTGTTCAAGCGAGGGAAACTGGCGCAAAAGAAGGGTTGGGAGACATACGACGTCGAACGCAACAAGTCCATATCTCGAAGCTCGACTGACAGTTCCGGTACCGGGTCGGTTCTGTTTGACATTGATGCTATCAAAGCCGAACTGGCTTCGGAGGCCATTGAAGTTAAGCAGTTGGAGTCGACCCTTCCTCCGATGAAGTTAGATTTGAACTCTCCAACCGGATCTCCTACTACACCTTCATCCTCTGATGTGAAAgcgaaagagaaagaaactCCAAGCGCAGGACCAACTCAGTCAACACCAGAACCAGCTTCTAATCACAAGTCACCGCTGCCTGATTTGCTCTCTAATCCgcacgaggaagagggaatTGAAATGACCTTTGATACTTCCTACGACGAGGACACGCTACAACGTTCGCACTCTGCGTTCGAGCCAACACACGGCAGCAACCATGACCCATATCCTACGAGACCAGAATTGCGATCCTCTGCGACGATGCCAGTTGGTGCTGGTGCGGGCGTTGGCGCCGGCGTCGGTGCCAGTGCTCTGGGTGCGTTAGCCTTGGAACCTAATGCTTGGGCGGAGCATGATTTTGAGGGTGGCGAAGAAGGTGAAATGGAATTGAGCTTTGAGTGA